A region of Streptomyces sp. NBC_01750 DNA encodes the following proteins:
- a CDS encoding DUF3043 domain-containing protein, producing the protein MFGSRSKEEKSPTDKVQADLSKQPRDPEAPKGRPTPKRSEAQTQRRRASSSAPTDRKEAAKRQREARRVDMAKQREALASGDERYLPARDKGPVRRFVRNFVDSRFCIAEFFLPLAVVILVLSMVRIGSLQNIALLLWLGVIVLIVIDSIGLAFRLKKQLNERFPNESKRGAIAYGLMRTLQMRRLRLPKPQVKRGERP; encoded by the coding sequence GTGTTTGGTAGCCGTTCCAAGGAAGAGAAGTCCCCCACCGACAAGGTGCAGGCAGACCTCTCCAAGCAGCCCCGTGACCCCGAGGCCCCGAAGGGCCGCCCCACGCCCAAGCGGAGTGAGGCACAGACCCAGCGGCGCCGTGCTTCCAGCTCGGCGCCGACCGACCGCAAGGAGGCCGCGAAGCGCCAGCGGGAGGCCCGCCGCGTGGACATGGCCAAGCAGCGGGAGGCCCTCGCCAGTGGCGACGAGCGCTATCTGCCGGCCCGTGACAAGGGACCGGTACGCCGCTTCGTGCGCAACTTCGTCGACTCCCGCTTCTGCATCGCCGAGTTCTTCCTGCCGCTCGCGGTGGTGATCCTGGTGCTGAGCATGGTCAGGATCGGCTCGCTGCAGAACATCGCGCTGCTGCTCTGGCTCGGCGTCATCGTGCTGATCGTCATCGACTCGATCGGTCTGGCGTTCCGTCTGAAGAAGCAGCTGAACGAGCGCTTCCCGAACGAGTCCAAGCGCGGCGCGATCGCCTACGGCCTGATGCGTACGCTCCAGATGCGCCGACTGCGCCTGCCGAAGCCGCAGGTCAAGCGCGGAGAGCGGCCCTGA
- a CDS encoding class I SAM-dependent methyltransferase: protein MTAVSGFGGASADWLAGLGGLRNTVRQELVARQLDEQIAARYPVGQRLRILDVGLGQGTQALRLARAGHKVTGLESDPATLKAARTSLAAEPAGIRERVRLIEGDGRDTGVHFLPGSFDVVLCHGVLMYVTEPDAMLAGMARMLAPGGLLSLLVRNADALAMRPGLAGDWSAALTAFDTDAYTNRLGLPVRADRLEALTATLAGIAAPLHAWYGVRVFTDNVPDEADLPPAEELERLLATEDRAGRTEPYRGVAALLHLCGVRG, encoded by the coding sequence ATCACGGCGGTCTCCGGCTTCGGGGGCGCTTCGGCCGACTGGCTGGCCGGGCTCGGCGGACTGCGCAACACCGTCCGCCAGGAGCTTGTCGCCCGCCAGCTCGACGAGCAGATAGCCGCCCGCTACCCGGTCGGGCAGCGGCTGCGCATCCTCGATGTGGGGTTGGGGCAGGGCACCCAGGCGCTGCGGCTCGCCCGGGCGGGTCACAAGGTGACCGGTCTGGAGTCCGATCCCGCGACGCTGAAGGCGGCTCGCACCTCGCTGGCCGCCGAGCCGGCCGGAATCCGTGAGCGGGTCCGGCTGATCGAGGGCGACGGCCGGGACACCGGGGTGCATTTCCTGCCCGGCAGCTTCGACGTGGTGCTCTGCCACGGAGTGCTGATGTACGTCACAGAGCCGGACGCGATGCTGGCCGGCATGGCCAGGATGCTGGCGCCGGGCGGTCTTCTCTCACTGCTCGTACGGAACGCGGACGCGCTGGCCATGCGGCCGGGGCTGGCCGGGGACTGGTCGGCCGCGCTAACCGCGTTCGACACCGATGCGTACACCAACCGTCTCGGGCTTCCGGTACGCGCGGACCGGCTCGAGGCGCTGACGGCGACGCTGGCGGGGATCGCGGCGCCGCTGCACGCCTGGTACGGGGTGCGGGTGTTCACCGACAACGTCCCCGACGAGGCCGACCTGCCGCCCGCCGAGGAGCTGGAGCGGCTGCTGGCGACGGAGGACCGCGCGGGGCGCACGGAGCCGTACCGCGGAGTGGCCGCGCTGCTGCACCTGTGCGGCGTACGCGGCTGA